A region from the Citrobacter koseri ATCC BAA-895 genome encodes:
- a CDS encoding YciK family oxidoreductase gives MHYQPKQDLLQNRIILVTGASDGIGREAALTYARYGANVILLGRNEEKLRQVAQTVAEDTGALPQWFTLDLLTCTAEECHQLGQRIAAHYPRLDGVLHNAGLLGDICLMSEQNPHVWQDVMQVNVNATFMLTQALLPLLLKSDAGSLVFTSSSVGRQGRANWGAYATSKFATEGMMQVLADEYQNHPLRVNCINPGGTRTSMRASAFPTEDPQKLKTPADIMPLYLWLMGDDSRRKTGMTFDAQPGRRPGIAQ, from the coding sequence GTGCATTACCAACCTAAACAAGATCTACTGCAAAATCGCATTATTCTGGTCACTGGCGCCAGTGATGGCATTGGCCGCGAAGCCGCGCTCACCTACGCGCGCTACGGCGCAAACGTTATTTTGCTGGGTCGAAATGAAGAAAAACTGCGTCAGGTCGCACAGACTGTCGCCGAAGATACAGGCGCATTGCCACAGTGGTTTACGCTGGATCTACTGACCTGCACCGCTGAAGAGTGCCACCAGTTAGGCCAGAGGATTGCGGCGCACTATCCACGACTGGATGGCGTTCTGCATAACGCCGGGTTACTGGGCGATATCTGCCTAATGAGCGAACAAAATCCGCACGTCTGGCAGGATGTTATGCAGGTTAACGTCAATGCGACATTCATGCTGACTCAGGCACTGCTTCCTTTATTACTTAAATCCGACGCCGGTTCGCTGGTCTTTACCTCATCAAGCGTCGGTCGTCAGGGACGCGCCAACTGGGGCGCTTACGCCACCTCTAAATTCGCCACCGAAGGCATGATGCAGGTACTGGCGGACGAATACCAGAACCACCCCTTACGTGTAAATTGCATCAACCCAGGCGGCACGCGCACGAGTATGCGCGCCAGCGCCTTCCCTACGGAAGATCCGCAGAAGTTAAAAACGCCCGCCGATATCATGCCCCTCTATTTGTGGCTGATGGGCGACGACAGCCGCCGTAAAACCGGTATGACTTTTGATGCCCAGCCGGGCCGTAGACCAGGAATCGCCCAATGA
- the cysB gene encoding HTH-type transcriptional regulator CysB, with translation MKLQQLRYIVEVVNHNLNVSSTAEGLYTSQPGISKQVRMLEDELGIQIFARSGKHLTQVTPAGQEIIRIAREVLSKVDAIKSVAGEHTWPDKGSLYIATTHTQARYALPNVIKGFIERYPRVSLHMHQGSPTQIAEAVSKGNADFAIATEALHLYDDLVMLPCYHWNRSIVVTPEHPLAAKSSVTIEELAQYPLVTYTFGFTGRSELDTAFNRAGLTPRIVFTATDADVIKTYVRLGLGVGVIASMAVDPISDPDLVRVDAHDIFSHSTTKIGFRRSTFLRSYMYDFIQRFAPHLTRDVVDTAVALRSNEEIEAMFNDIKLPEK, from the coding sequence ATGAAATTACAGCAGCTTCGCTACATTGTTGAGGTGGTTAATCACAACCTTAATGTCTCTTCCACCGCCGAAGGGCTTTACACCTCCCAGCCGGGCATCAGTAAGCAAGTTCGTATGCTGGAAGATGAGCTTGGCATCCAGATTTTTGCGCGTAGCGGTAAACACCTGACGCAAGTGACGCCAGCCGGGCAGGAAATTATTCGCATTGCGCGCGAAGTGTTGTCCAAAGTCGATGCCATCAAGTCCGTGGCGGGCGAACACACCTGGCCGGATAAAGGTTCTCTGTATATTGCCACCACGCACACTCAGGCGCGCTATGCGCTGCCAAATGTGATCAAGGGCTTTATTGAGCGCTATCCTCGCGTTTCATTGCATATGCATCAGGGGTCGCCCACGCAAATCGCGGAAGCGGTTTCGAAAGGGAATGCCGACTTCGCTATCGCCACTGAAGCGCTGCACCTGTATGACGATCTGGTGATGCTGCCATGCTACCACTGGAATCGCTCTATCGTCGTCACGCCAGAGCACCCGCTGGCCGCTAAATCATCGGTGACGATTGAGGAACTGGCACAGTATCCGCTGGTGACCTACACCTTTGGCTTTACCGGGCGCTCGGAGCTGGATACCGCGTTTAATCGCGCCGGGCTGACGCCGCGTATTGTCTTTACGGCAACCGATGCGGACGTGATAAAAACATACGTCCGGCTTGGCCTGGGGGTAGGGGTGATTGCCAGCATGGCCGTCGATCCAATTTCCGACCCGGACCTGGTGCGTGTCGATGCGCATGATATTTTCAGCCATAGCACCACGAAAATTGGTTTTCGCCGCAGCACGTTTTTACGAAGCTATATGTACGACTTTATTCAACGCTTTGCGCCGCATCTGACGCGCGATGTTGTGGATACCGCCGTGGCCTTGCGTTCTAACGAAGAAATTGAAGCCATGTTTAACGATATTAAATTACCGGAAAAGTAA
- the sohB gene encoding protease SohB, which yields MELLSEYGLFLAKIVTVVVAIAVIVMLIVNAAQRKRQRGELRVTNLSEQYKEMKDDLATALMDGHQQKLWHKAQKKKLKLEAKAAKAKAKQGENAATGKPRAWVLDFKGSMDAHEVSALREEVTAVLAAFKPQDQVVVRLESPGGVVHGYGLAASQLQRLRDKQIPLTVTVDKVAASGGYMMACVADKIVSAPFAIVGSIGVVAQIPNFNRFLKGKDIDIELHTAGQYKRTLTLLGENTEEGRQKFREDLNETHHLFKHFVQQMRPVLDIEQVATGEHWYGQQALEKGLVDEINTSDDVILRLMDGYEVFNVRFMQRKKLMDRFTGSAAESADRLLLRWWQRGQKPLM from the coding sequence GTGGAATTGTTGTCTGAATATGGGTTGTTTTTGGCAAAAATCGTCACTGTCGTGGTGGCAATCGCCGTCATTGTGATGCTGATCGTGAATGCTGCCCAGCGTAAACGCCAGCGTGGGGAGCTGCGGGTAACGAATCTCAGCGAGCAATATAAAGAGATGAAGGACGATCTGGCGACGGCGCTGATGGACGGTCATCAACAAAAACTCTGGCATAAAGCGCAGAAAAAGAAGCTGAAGCTGGAGGCAAAAGCGGCGAAAGCGAAAGCAAAGCAGGGGGAAAATGCCGCGACGGGGAAACCTCGTGCCTGGGTGCTGGATTTTAAAGGCAGTATGGATGCCCACGAAGTCAGCGCGCTGCGTGAGGAGGTGACGGCGGTGTTAGCGGCGTTTAAACCGCAGGATCAGGTGGTCGTGCGTCTGGAAAGTCCCGGCGGCGTTGTGCATGGCTATGGCCTGGCGGCTTCGCAATTGCAGCGTCTGCGCGATAAGCAGATCCCGTTGACGGTAACGGTGGACAAAGTCGCCGCCAGCGGCGGTTACATGATGGCCTGTGTGGCCGACAAAATTGTTTCGGCGCCGTTTGCGATTGTCGGCTCTATTGGCGTTGTGGCGCAAATCCCTAACTTTAATCGCTTTTTGAAAGGGAAGGATATCGATATTGAGCTGCACACGGCGGGCCAGTATAAGCGCACGCTGACGCTGCTTGGTGAGAACACGGAGGAAGGGCGCCAGAAATTCCGTGAAGATCTGAATGAAACCCATCACCTGTTTAAGCATTTTGTGCAGCAGATGCGTCCTGTGCTGGATATCGAACAGGTGGCCACAGGCGAGCACTGGTATGGCCAACAGGCGCTGGAGAAAGGTCTGGTGGACGAAATCAACACCAGTGATGACGTCATTCTTCGCTTGATGGACGGTTATGAGGTGTTCAACGTTCGCTTTATGCAGCGCAAGAAATTGATGGATCGGTTTACGGGTAGCGCCGCAGAAAGCGCCGATCGTTTGTTGCTACGCTGGTGGCAGCGCGGACAAAAACCGCTGATGTAA
- a CDS encoding YmiA family putative membrane protein, whose translation MRLAMPSGNQEPRRDPELKRKAWLAVFLGSALFWVVIALVIWQVWG comes from the coding sequence ATGAGGTTAGCAATGCCTTCTGGAAACCAGGAACCCCGCAGGGACCCCGAGCTTAAACGCAAAGCATGGCTGGCGGTATTCCTCGGCTCTGCGCTGTTCTGGGTTGTGATTGCGCTGGTTATCTGGCAAGTGTGGGGGTAA
- the trpL gene encoding trp operon leader peptide produces the protein MKATFVLHGWWRTS, from the coding sequence ATGAAAGCAACATTCGTACTGCACGGTTGGTGGCGCACTTCCTGA
- a CDS encoding YciN family protein, protein MHKDTQPIDRETLLIEANKIIREHEDTLAGIVATGVTQRNGVLVFSGDYFLDEQGLPTPKSTAVFNMFKHLAHVLSEKYHLID, encoded by the coding sequence ATGCATAAAGACACCCAACCTATCGATCGTGAAACACTGCTGATTGAAGCTAACAAAATCATTCGTGAGCATGAGGACACGCTGGCGGGGATTGTCGCCACCGGTGTGACGCAGCGAAACGGCGTGCTGGTCTTCAGCGGCGATTACTTTTTAGACGAGCAAGGTTTACCGACGCCAAAAAGCACCGCCGTGTTTAATATGTTTAAACATCTGGCACATGTGCTTTCTGAGAAGTATCACCTGATCGATTAA
- the topA gene encoding type I DNA topoisomerase, with product MGKALVIVESPAKAKTINKYLGNDYVVKSSVGHIRDLPTSGSAAKKSADSTSTKTAKKPKKDERGALVNRMGVDPWHNWDAQYEVLPGKEKVVSELKQLAEKADHIYLATDLDREGEAIAWHLREVIGGDDTRYSRVVFNEITKNAIRQAFDKPGELNIDRVNAQQARRFMDRVVGYMVSPLLWKKIARGLSAGRVQSVAVRLVVERERDIKAFVPEEFWEVSASTTTPSGDALPLDVTHQNDKPFRPVNREQTLAAVSLLEKARYSVLEREDKPTSSKPGAPFITSTLQQAASTRLGFGVKKTMMMAQRLYEAGYITYMRTDSTNLSQDAVNMVRGYISDSFGKKYLPENPNQYASKENSQEAHEAIRPSDVAVMAEALKDMEADAQKLYQLIWRQFVACQMTPAQYDSTTLTVGAGDFRLKARGRILRFDGWTKVMPALRKGDEDRTLPAVNKGDVLTLVELTPAQHFTKPPARFSEASLVKELEKRGIGRPSTYASIISTIQDRGYVRVENRRFYAEKMGEIVTDRLEENFRELMNYDFTAQMEDSLDKVASHEAEWKNVLDNFFSDFTQQLDKAEKDPEEGGMRPNQMVLTSIDCPTCGRKMGIRTASTGVFLGCSGYALPPKERCKTTINLVPENEVLNVLEGDDAETNALRAKRRCQKCGTAMDSYLIDPKRKLHVCGNNPTCDGYEIEEGEFRIKGYDGPIVECEKCGSEMHLKMGRFGKYMACTNDECKNTRKILRNGEVAPPKEDPVPLPELPCEKSDAYFVLRDGAAGIFLAANTFPKSRETRAPLVEELYRFRDRLPEKLRYLADAPQQDPEGNKTLVRFSRKTKQQYVAAEKDGKATGWSAFFVDGKWVEGKK from the coding sequence ATGGGTAAAGCTCTTGTCATCGTTGAGTCCCCGGCAAAAGCCAAAACGATCAACAAGTATCTGGGTAATGATTACGTGGTTAAGTCCAGCGTCGGTCATATCCGTGATTTGCCGACCAGTGGCTCAGCAGCTAAAAAGAGCGCCGACTCTACCTCCACCAAAACGGCTAAAAAGCCCAAAAAGGATGAACGTGGCGCTCTCGTCAACCGAATGGGGGTTGACCCTTGGCATAACTGGGATGCGCAGTATGAAGTGCTGCCCGGTAAAGAGAAGGTCGTCTCTGAACTGAAACAATTGGCTGAAAAAGCCGACCACATCTATCTCGCAACCGACCTTGACCGCGAAGGGGAAGCCATTGCCTGGCACCTGCGGGAAGTGATCGGGGGTGATGACACGCGCTATAGCCGCGTGGTGTTTAACGAAATAACCAAAAACGCGATTCGCCAGGCGTTTGATAAGCCAGGCGAACTGAATATCGACCGTGTTAACGCGCAGCAGGCGCGCCGCTTTATGGACCGCGTTGTGGGCTATATGGTGTCGCCATTGCTGTGGAAAAAAATTGCGCGAGGCCTGTCGGCAGGCCGCGTACAGTCCGTTGCCGTGCGTCTGGTTGTTGAGCGCGAACGTGACATCAAAGCGTTCGTACCGGAAGAGTTCTGGGAAGTGAGCGCCAGCACGACAACGCCTTCTGGCGATGCCTTGCCGCTCGACGTTACGCACCAGAATGATAAACCGTTCCGTCCGGTTAACCGCGAGCAAACGCTGGCGGCGGTCAGCCTGCTGGAAAAAGCGCGTTACAGCGTACTGGAGCGTGAAGATAAACCGACCAGCAGCAAGCCTGGCGCGCCGTTTATCACGTCGACGCTGCAACAGGCGGCGAGCACGCGTCTGGGCTTTGGCGTGAAAAAAACCATGATGATGGCGCAGCGCTTGTACGAAGCAGGCTACATCACCTACATGCGTACTGACTCCACCAACCTGAGCCAGGATGCGGTAAACATGGTTCGCGGTTATATCAGCGATAGCTTCGGCAAGAAATACCTGCCGGAGAACCCGAACCAGTACGCCAGCAAAGAAAATTCACAGGAAGCGCACGAAGCGATCCGTCCTTCTGATGTCGCGGTGATGGCCGAAGCGCTGAAGGATATGGAAGCGGACGCGCAGAAACTGTATCAGCTGATCTGGCGTCAGTTTGTCGCCTGTCAGATGACGCCAGCCCAGTACGATTCCACCACGCTGACGGTCGGTGCGGGTGATTTCCGCCTGAAAGCGCGTGGCCGCATTCTGCGTTTCGACGGCTGGACGAAAGTCATGCCTGCGCTGCGTAAAGGCGATGAGGACCGGACGTTGCCTGCGGTGAATAAAGGCGATGTGTTGACGCTGGTTGAACTGACTCCGGCGCAGCACTTCACCAAACCACCGGCGCGCTTCAGTGAAGCATCGCTGGTTAAAGAGCTGGAAAAACGCGGTATTGGTCGTCCATCCACCTATGCGTCGATCATCTCGACCATTCAGGATCGCGGTTATGTCCGCGTGGAAAACCGTCGCTTCTATGCTGAAAAAATGGGTGAGATTGTCACCGATCGACTGGAAGAAAACTTCCGCGAGCTGATGAACTACGATTTCACCGCCCAGATGGAAGACAGCCTCGACAAGGTGGCCAGCCACGAAGCCGAGTGGAAAAACGTGCTTGATAACTTCTTCAGCGATTTTACTCAGCAGCTTGATAAAGCGGAGAAAGATCCTGAAGAGGGCGGCATGCGTCCTAACCAGATGGTGCTGACCAGCATTGACTGCCCGACATGCGGGCGCAAAATGGGGATTCGCACCGCCAGCACCGGCGTGTTCCTGGGATGTTCCGGCTATGCGCTACCGCCGAAAGAGCGCTGCAAAACCACCATCAACCTGGTGCCGGAAAATGAAGTGCTGAACGTACTGGAAGGCGATGATGCGGAAACCAACGCCTTGCGTGCAAAACGTCGTTGCCAGAAGTGCGGCACCGCAATGGACAGCTACCTGATCGATCCGAAACGCAAGCTGCATGTCTGCGGTAATAACCCGACCTGCGACGGTTACGAAATCGAAGAGGGCGAGTTCCGCATTAAAGGTTATGACGGCCCGATCGTTGAGTGCGAAAAATGTGGCTCTGAAATGCACCTGAAAATGGGGCGTTTTGGTAAGTACATGGCCTGTACTAACGACGAATGTAAAAATACCCGTAAGATTCTGCGTAACGGTGAAGTCGCGCCGCCGAAAGAAGATCCGGTGCCGTTGCCGGAACTGCCGTGCGAGAAATCGGACGCGTATTTCGTGCTGCGTGACGGCGCCGCAGGGATCTTCCTCGCGGCGAATACCTTCCCGAAATCGCGTGAAACGCGTGCGCCGTTAGTGGAAGAGTTGTACCGCTTCCGCGACCGTCTGCCGGAAAAACTGCGTTATCTGGCCGATGCGCCGCAGCAGGACCCGGAAGGCAATAAGACGCTGGTGCGTTTTAGCCGTAAGACGAAACAGCAGTATGTTGCCGCTGAAAAAGACGGGAAAGCGACGGGATGGTCCGCATTCTTCGTTGATGGCAAGTGGGTAGAAGGTAAGAAATAA
- the rluB gene encoding 23S rRNA pseudouridine(2605) synthase RluB, producing MSEKLQKVLARAGHGSRREIESIIEAGRVSVDGKIATLGDRVEITPGLKIRIDGHLISVKESAEQICRVLAYYKPEGELCTRNDPEGRPTVFDRLPKLRGARWIAVGRLDVNTCGLLLFTTDGELANRLMHPSREVEREYAVRVFGQVDDAKLRDLSRGVQLEDGPAAFKTIKFSGGEGINQWYNVTLTEGRNREVRRLWEAVGVQVSRLIRVRYGDIPLPKGLPRGGWTELDLAQTNYLRELVQLAPETTSKVAVEKDRRRMKANQIRRAVKRHSQVGGGRRSGGRNNNG from the coding sequence ATGAGCGAAAAGTTACAAAAAGTGCTGGCTCGCGCTGGCCACGGTTCTCGCCGTGAAATTGAATCCATTATTGAAGCAGGCCGCGTAAGCGTTGACGGCAAAATCGCCACGCTTGGCGATCGCGTTGAAATCACGCCGGGTCTGAAAATCCGTATCGACGGTCATCTGATCTCGGTGAAAGAGTCTGCGGAACAAATTTGTCGCGTTCTGGCCTATTACAAACCAGAAGGTGAGCTGTGTACCCGTAACGACCCGGAAGGTCGTCCTACCGTTTTTGATCGCTTACCGAAACTGCGCGGCGCTCGCTGGATTGCCGTAGGTCGTCTGGATGTGAATACCTGCGGTTTGCTGTTGTTCACGACGGATGGCGAACTGGCGAACCGTCTGATGCACCCGAGTCGTGAAGTTGAGCGTGAATACGCCGTGCGCGTATTTGGTCAGGTTGATGACGCCAAGCTGCGTGACCTGAGTCGTGGCGTTCAACTGGAAGATGGCCCGGCGGCGTTTAAAACCATCAAATTCAGCGGTGGTGAAGGTATTAACCAGTGGTACAACGTCACGCTGACCGAAGGGCGTAACCGTGAGGTACGTCGTCTGTGGGAAGCGGTTGGCGTGCAGGTTAGCCGACTGATCCGCGTGCGCTATGGTGATATTCCATTGCCGAAAGGGCTGCCGCGCGGTGGCTGGACTGAACTGGATCTGGCGCAGACCAACTATCTGCGTGAACTGGTGCAGCTGGCGCCGGAAACCACCTCCAAAGTGGCCGTGGAGAAAGACCGACGTCGTATGAAGGCGAACCAGATTCGCCGTGCAGTGAAGCGTCACAGCCAGGTTGGCGGCGGTCGTCGTTCAGGCGGTCGTAACAACAACGGTTGA
- the cobO gene encoding cob(I)yrinic acid a,c-diamide adenosyltransferase has product MTEERYQQRQQRVKDRVDARVAAAQDERGIIIVFTGNGKGKTTAAFGTATRAVGHGKKVGVVQFIKGTWPNGERNLLEPHGVEFQVMATGFTWETQNRETDTAACMAVWEHGKRMLADPTLDMVVLDELTYMVAYDYLPLEEVINALNARPQNQTVIITGRGCHRDILELADTVSELRPVKHAFEAGVKAQMGIDY; this is encoded by the coding sequence ATGACTGAAGAACGCTATCAACAACGCCAGCAGCGTGTGAAAGACCGGGTCGACGCCCGCGTTGCGGCGGCGCAGGACGAACGCGGCATCATCATCGTGTTTACCGGCAACGGTAAAGGCAAAACCACGGCGGCATTCGGCACCGCAACGCGCGCCGTCGGCCACGGTAAAAAAGTGGGCGTGGTGCAGTTCATTAAAGGCACATGGCCTAACGGCGAGCGCAATCTGCTGGAGCCCCACGGCGTGGAATTTCAGGTGATGGCGACCGGGTTCACCTGGGAAACGCAAAATCGCGAAACCGACACCGCAGCCTGTATGGCTGTCTGGGAACATGGCAAACGTATGCTGGCGGACCCAACGTTGGATATGGTCGTGCTGGATGAACTGACCTACATGGTGGCGTATGACTATCTGCCGCTTGAAGAGGTCATCAATGCCTTAAATGCCCGTCCGCAGAATCAGACGGTGATTATTACCGGTCGCGGTTGTCATCGCGATATTCTGGAACTGGCCGACACGGTCAGCGAGCTGCGTCCGGTCAAACATGCTTTTGAAGCGGGCGTGAAGGCCCAGATGGGAATTGATTATTAG
- a CDS encoding L-threonylcarbamoyladenylate synthase, with the protein MSQFFYIHPENPQQRLINQAVEIVRKGGVIVYPTDSGYALGCKIEDKGAMERICRIRHLPDGHNFTLMCRDLSELSTYSFVDNVAFRLIKNNTPGNYTFILKGTKDVPRRLLQEKRKTIGLRVPSNPIALALLEALGEPMLSTSLMLPGSEFTESDPEEIKDRLEKQVDLIIHGGYLGQQPTTVIDLTDDSPVVLREGVGDVKPFL; encoded by the coding sequence ATGAGCCAGTTTTTTTATATTCATCCTGAAAACCCGCAACAACGGCTGATCAATCAGGCGGTTGAAATTGTGCGTAAAGGCGGGGTGATTGTTTATCCAACCGATTCCGGCTATGCGCTGGGTTGTAAAATCGAAGATAAAGGGGCGATGGAGCGCATCTGCCGCATTCGCCACCTGCCGGACGGGCATAACTTCACGCTGATGTGTCGGGATCTGTCTGAGTTATCGACCTATTCGTTTGTCGATAACGTCGCCTTTCGCTTAATCAAAAACAATACGCCGGGCAACTACACTTTTATCCTGAAGGGAACGAAAGACGTGCCGCGCCGCCTGTTACAGGAAAAACGGAAAACAATCGGTCTGCGCGTGCCGTCGAACCCGATCGCGCTGGCACTGCTGGAAGCGCTGGGCGAACCGATGCTCTCCACCTCGCTGATGCTGCCCGGCAGCGAATTTACCGAGTCCGACCCGGAAGAGATCAAAGACCGCCTGGAAAAACAGGTCGATTTGATCATTCATGGCGGTTACCTCGGCCAGCAACCGACCACGGTGATTGATTTAACCGATGATTCTCCGGTTGTCTTGCGCGAAGGCGTTGGTGACGTTAAACCTTTCTTATAA
- the ymiC gene encoding small membrane protein YmiC, which produces MQTVNLKYWSWIGAFSVSLLFWAQLIWIVSF; this is translated from the coding sequence ATGCAAACTGTGAATCTTAAATATTGGTCATGGATTGGGGCGTTCTCAGTATCGCTCTTGTTCTGGGCTCAACTTATCTGGATTGTCTCTTTCTGA
- a CDS encoding anthranilate synthase component 1: MQIQKPTLELLSCNAAYRENPTALFHQVCGDRPATLLLESADIDSKNDLKSLLLVDSALRITALGDTVTIEALTDNGASLLPLLDAALPAGVENTALPGSRKLRFPAVSPLLDEDARLCSLSVFDAFRLLQNLVNVPAEEREAMFFGGLFAYDLVAGFEVLPQLEAGNRCPDYCFYLAETLMVIDHQKKSTRIQASLFTDNEAEKQRLTAHLAQLTQQLTEPAPPLPVTPVPQMRCECSQSDEEFGAVVRTMQKAIRAGEIFQVVPSRRFSLPCPSPLAAYYVLKKSNPSPYMFFMQDNDFTLFGASPESSLKYDATSRQIEIYPIAGTRPRGRRADGSLDRDLDSRIELEMRTDHKELSEHLMLVDLARNDLARICTPGSRYVADLTKVDRYSFVMHLVSRVVGELRSDLDVLHAYRACMNMGTLSGAPKVRAMQLIAGAEGRRRGSYGGAVGYFTAHGDLDTCIVIRSALVEDGIATVQAGAGIVLDSVPQSEADETRNKARAVLRAIATAHHAQEIF; this comes from the coding sequence ATGCAAATACAAAAACCAACACTCGAATTGCTTTCCTGCAATGCCGCCTACCGTGAGAACCCGACGGCGTTGTTCCATCAGGTTTGTGGCGACCGCCCGGCAACGCTGCTGCTGGAATCCGCTGATATCGACAGTAAAAATGATCTGAAAAGCCTGCTGTTGGTCGATAGCGCGCTGCGCATTACCGCTTTGGGTGACACTGTCACTATCGAAGCGTTAACGGATAACGGCGCATCCCTGCTCCCGCTGCTGGATGCCGCGCTGCCCGCTGGCGTTGAAAATACAGCGCTGCCCGGCAGCCGGAAGCTGCGCTTTCCCGCAGTAAGCCCGCTGTTAGATGAGGATGCGCGTCTGTGTTCGCTGTCGGTATTTGACGCATTCCGTCTGTTGCAGAACCTGGTGAATGTGCCTGCTGAAGAGCGCGAAGCCATGTTTTTCGGCGGTTTGTTTGCCTATGACCTGGTGGCGGGATTTGAAGTGTTACCGCAACTGGAAGCCGGTAATCGCTGCCCGGATTACTGCTTCTATCTGGCGGAAACGCTGATGGTGATTGACCATCAGAAGAAAAGCACCCGTATTCAGGCAAGCCTCTTTACCGATAATGAAGCGGAAAAACAGCGTCTGACGGCGCACCTCGCGCAGCTGACGCAGCAATTAACCGAACCCGCGCCGCCGTTGCCCGTTACGCCAGTGCCGCAAATGCGCTGCGAATGCAGCCAGAGCGACGAAGAGTTTGGCGCCGTTGTGCGTACCATGCAGAAAGCGATTCGCGCAGGAGAGATTTTCCAGGTGGTGCCTTCCCGCCGCTTCTCATTACCCTGCCCGTCGCCGCTGGCGGCCTATTACGTACTGAAAAAGAGCAACCCAAGTCCATACATGTTCTTTATGCAGGATAACGATTTCACCCTGTTTGGCGCCTCCCCGGAAAGCTCGCTGAAGTACGACGCGACCAGTCGCCAGATTGAGATTTACCCCATCGCCGGCACGCGCCCGCGCGGTCGCCGTGCCGACGGCTCGCTGGATCGCGATCTCGACAGCCGCATTGAGCTGGAGATGCGCACCGACCATAAAGAGCTGTCTGAACACCTGATGCTGGTCGATCTGGCGCGTAATGATCTGGCGCGCATTTGTACTCCCGGCAGCCGCTACGTTGCCGACCTGACGAAAGTCGATCGTTATTCGTTCGTTATGCACCTGGTGTCCCGCGTGGTGGGTGAATTACGCAGCGATCTGGATGTGCTGCATGCTTACCGCGCCTGTATGAATATGGGCACGCTGAGTGGCGCACCAAAAGTTCGCGCCATGCAGCTTATCGCCGGTGCCGAAGGGCGTCGTCGCGGCAGTTATGGCGGTGCGGTGGGCTACTTCACCGCGCATGGCGATCTTGATACCTGCATTGTGATTCGCTCTGCTCTGGTGGAAGACGGCATCGCCACCGTGCAGGCCGGTGCCGGAATCGTGCTGGATTCTGTTCCGCAGTCTGAAGCCGACGAAACCCGTAATAAAGCGCGCGCGGTTCTGCGTGCTATTGCCACCGCGCACCATGCACAGGAGATTTTCTAA